Within bacterium, the genomic segment GGCAATTTCCGCACCTACATGTTCGAGGACTTGCTGCGGCGCTATCTCAAATATCGCGGCTACAAAGTCACGCAGGTGATGAACCTCACCGACATCGACGACAAGACCATCAAAGGCTCAATCGCCAAGGGTGTCAGCCTCGACGAGTACACTGCGGAATATATAAAGGCGTTTTTCGACGACATCGACGCACTGCGCATCGAGCGCGCTGAACACTATCCGGCGGCGACGACGCATATCCCCGAAATGGTCGCAATCGTCAAGTCACTGCTCGATAAAGGCGTCGCCTACCGCGCCGGCAGCGACATCTATTTCTCCATCGCCAAATTCAGCGAATACGGCAAACTGTCGCACATGGATTTGTCGCAGTTACAGGCAGGCGCCTCACAGCGCGTCGCCTCCGATGAATACGAGAAAGAGCAAGTCTCCGATTTCGCACTATGGAAGGGCTGGGACGAAAAAGACGGCGATGTGTTCTGGGAAACCGAAGTCGGCAAGGGCCGTCCCGGCTGGCATCTGGAGTGCTCCGCGATGTCGATGAAATATCTCGGCGAGTCGTTCGACATCCACACCGGCGGCGTCGACAACATGTTCCCGCACCACGAAAACGAAATCGCGCAGTCCGAGGCCACCACCGGCAAGAAATTCGTCAACTACTGGCTCCACAGCGCGCATCTCATCGTCGAGAGCAAGAAAATGTCGAAATCGCTCGGCAATTTCTTCACCGTCCGCGACGTGCTCGACAAGGGCTATGCGGCCGTCGCGATCGGCCCGTTGCTGTTATCCACACGTTACCGCGCATCGCTCAACTTCACGATGGACGGCCTCGAGGGCGCCAAAGCCGCGATTCAGCGCCTCCGCGACTTCTACGACAACCTCACCACCGGCATCAAGGACGTCCCCTCCGGCAAGGTCGACGAGTACATCGAGCGCGTTACAACCGGATTCAACGACGGCCTCGATGACGACCTCAACATCTCGCAGTCGCTTGCGGCGATCTTCGATTTCGTCCGCGACATCAATCGCCTGATCGCCGAGGGCGGCATCTCCTCAGATGACGCCGCCAAGGTCAAAGCCACGATGGACGGCTTCGATTCGGTGCTGGCAATTTTGCAGAAGGAAGAAGTCTCGCTCGATGCCGAAGTCGAGAAGCTGATTGCCGA encodes:
- a CDS encoding cysteine--tRNA ligase, whose product is MPLKFFNTMSRQLEEFKPLNPGEVRLYTCGPTVYNFAHIGNFRTYMFEDLLRRYLKYRGYKVTQVMNLTDIDDKTIKGSIAKGVSLDEYTAEYIKAFFDDIDALRIERAEHYPAATTHIPEMVAIVKSLLDKGVAYRAGSDIYFSIAKFSEYGKLSHMDLSQLQAGASQRVASDEYEKEQVSDFALWKGWDEKDGDVFWETEVGKGRPGWHLECSAMSMKYLGESFDIHTGGVDNMFPHHENEIAQSEATTGKKFVNYWLHSAHLIVESKKMSKSLGNFFTVRDVLDKGYAAVAIGPLLLSTRYRASLNFTMDGLEGAKAAIQRLRDFYDNLTTGIKDVPSGKVDEYIERVTTGFNDGLDDDLNISQSLAAIFDFVRDINRLIAEGGISSDDAAKVKATMDGFDSVLAILQKEEVSLDAEVEKLIAERIAARKARDFKKSDTIRDQLLAMGIILEDTPQGTVWKKKL